A genomic segment from uncultured Alistipes sp. encodes:
- a CDS encoding sulfatase, with product MIPFAGLALTACGPSAAERPNVIYVFPDQYRNSSLGFWSDPEFAGQVAWQGDPVETPNLDRFAREAVVLSEAVSNFPVSSPHRGMLLSGMYPERNGVVLNCMSERPESSLREDAECIGDVFSAAGYDCAYIGKLHVDHPTKNNPQRPGTYVSDMVPEWDAYTPPERRHGFNYWYSYGTYDVHKHPHYWDTEGNRHDVDEWSPQHEISKAIEYIENRDAQRDPEKPFFMMLGINPPHSPYASTEDCDLEGYELYKDKSLTELLVRENADTTMAKAAAVRYYFANVSGIDREFGRLLKVLDDMGLADNTIVVFASDHGETMTSHSVTDPKNSIWRESLNIPFLVRYPGHLQHRVDDLLLSTPDIMPTLLGLAGLGDRIPESVEGRDFSAVLRLDTVQPERPRAALYMRNLDGERDAEGLVRGFFPEARGLKTATHTMELCIDRDGALKRVLLYDDVQDPYQLQSLDPATCPELFATLCRELAGLLRENDDVWFRERVLSELIPYDTENQS from the coding sequence ATGATTCCGTTTGCGGGGCTCGCCCTGACAGCCTGCGGGCCGTCTGCGGCCGAGCGCCCCAACGTGATCTATGTATTTCCGGACCAGTACCGCAACTCTTCGCTGGGATTCTGGTCTGATCCGGAGTTTGCCGGGCAGGTGGCCTGGCAGGGAGATCCGGTCGAGACGCCCAATCTGGACCGGTTCGCCCGGGAAGCCGTGGTGCTGAGCGAGGCCGTGAGCAATTTCCCGGTGAGCAGCCCGCACCGCGGGATGCTCCTTTCGGGGATGTATCCCGAACGCAACGGCGTGGTGCTGAACTGCATGTCGGAACGTCCGGAGAGTTCGCTGCGTGAGGATGCCGAGTGTATCGGTGACGTCTTCTCGGCGGCGGGCTACGACTGCGCCTATATCGGTAAACTCCACGTCGACCACCCGACGAAGAACAACCCGCAGCGCCCGGGAACCTACGTGAGCGACATGGTGCCCGAATGGGATGCCTATACGCCGCCCGAACGCCGCCACGGATTCAACTACTGGTACTCCTACGGCACCTACGACGTGCACAAGCATCCCCACTACTGGGATACGGAGGGCAACCGCCACGACGTGGACGAGTGGTCTCCGCAGCACGAGATCTCGAAGGCGATCGAGTATATCGAAAACCGGGATGCACAGCGCGATCCCGAAAAGCCGTTCTTTATGATGCTGGGCATCAACCCGCCGCATTCGCCCTACGCCTCGACCGAGGACTGCGATCTGGAGGGCTACGAGCTCTATAAGGACAAGTCGCTGACGGAGCTGCTTGTGCGTGAGAATGCCGACACGACGATGGCCAAGGCTGCTGCTGTGCGCTACTACTTTGCCAACGTGAGCGGCATCGACCGGGAGTTCGGACGCCTGTTGAAGGTGTTGGATGACATGGGCCTGGCAGACAATACGATCGTCGTCTTCGCATCGGACCACGGCGAGACGATGACGAGCCATTCGGTTACCGACCCGAAGAACTCCATCTGGCGCGAATCGCTGAACATCCCCTTCCTGGTGCGCTATCCGGGGCATTTGCAGCATCGGGTGGACGACCTGCTGCTCTCGACGCCCGACATCATGCCGACGCTGCTGGGCCTGGCGGGTCTGGGCGACCGGATCCCGGAGAGCGTCGAGGGACGTGACTTCTCGGCGGTGCTGCGGCTGGACACCGTGCAGCCCGAACGCCCGCGTGCGGCGCTCTACATGCGCAACCTCGACGGCGAGCGCGATGCCGAAGGGCTGGTCCGCGGCTTCTTCCCCGAAGCGCGGGGGCTGAAGACCGCCACGCACACGATGGAGTTGTGCATCGACCGCGACGGAGCGCTCAAACGGGTGCTGCTGTACGACGATGTGCAGGATCCCTACCAGTTGCAGAGTCTCGATCCCGCGACGTGCCCCGAACTCTTCGCCACGCTGTGCCGGGAGCTGGCCGGACTGCTGCGGGAGAATGACGACGTATGGTTCCGCGAGCGGGTTTTGTCGGAACTGATCCCCTATGATACGGAAAACCAATCTTGA
- a CDS encoding transposase: MSKKRKIRCPHCGFLETIKWGTRSGCSRYYCKNCGSYFTDRRDWISDKNKFIWFARWVRGKQRICDLASESGYSERTLKRYFYRLLPQCPLWQIQRREKVNLLIDGTYFSNKICLVVYRDHNIKMTLLYRITRSETLRDLKADLTAIRDVGIQIESVTCDGSPNIIKAVREVCPEAILQRCTVHVAREIETWITRKPQTVAAQELLELVHLLNGVQTHDEAQLWIRAFIDWYRRHEPFINEKTVDELSGRWWFTHKMLHRSVSHIKRAIPDLFSYTRYPNVPKSSNSIESFFGHLKDNLRIHRGLSEQHFKDFVKWYLFLNSNDGIIKKRK; encoded by the coding sequence ATGTCAAAAAAACGAAAAATACGCTGTCCTCATTGTGGCTTTTTAGAGACAATAAAATGGGGTACTCGTAGCGGTTGCAGCCGCTATTATTGTAAGAATTGTGGCAGCTATTTTACGGATCGTCGAGACTGGATTTCCGATAAAAACAAGTTTATATGGTTCGCGCGTTGGGTTCGCGGTAAACAGCGTATTTGTGACCTTGCGAGTGAGAGCGGATACAGCGAACGCACCCTAAAAAGATACTTCTATCGGCTCTTGCCCCAGTGCCCTTTATGGCAGATACAGCGACGCGAGAAGGTAAATCTTCTGATCGACGGCACCTACTTCTCAAATAAGATTTGTCTGGTTGTATATCGGGATCACAACATCAAGATGACCCTCCTCTATCGCATAACCAGGAGTGAAACGCTGCGGGATTTGAAAGCAGACCTAACGGCTATACGCGATGTCGGCATTCAAATTGAGAGTGTCACCTGTGATGGATCTCCCAATATCATAAAAGCGGTGCGGGAAGTGTGTCCGGAGGCGATCTTGCAGCGTTGTACGGTACATGTAGCGCGAGAGATAGAGACGTGGATTACACGCAAACCACAGACCGTAGCGGCACAGGAACTCCTCGAACTGGTGCACTTGTTAAATGGAGTACAAACACATGATGAGGCACAGTTATGGATACGGGCTTTTATTGACTGGTATCGGCGACACGAACCATTTATCAATGAAAAAACCGTAGATGAGCTGTCGGGAAGATGGTGGTTTACGCATAAGATGCTGCATCGAAGTGTCTCGCATATCAAGCGTGCCATACCCGATCTGTTTTCATACACGCGATACCCTAATGTACCTAAATCTTCAAATTCTATTGAGTCGTTCTTCGGTCACTTGAAGGATAATTTAAGAATCCATCGTGGACTCTCGGAACAACATTTTAAGGACTTTGTAAAGTGGTATCTTTTCCTGAACAGCAATGATGGAATTATTAAGAAACGCAAATGA
- a CDS encoding DUF4955 domain-containing protein, with protein MNKLFLWIAAASAFVLQSCQKDDGIQDEIDSLRDRVAALESKVGDVNSGIAAFHQLLTETKVIVGVQETDTGYVIEMSDGSQYPVTEGEKLDVLVPVLGIDDEGYWTVSLDNGATVTRIKDGSGNDVSAWPMLDGEHQPEAEGITPQLRVSADGTWEVSYDDGGSWNPLLQDGKPVNAVGENVSFGYSSVFKSVVYDEENHLFSVELVTGETCSFPVSDNFDLTIDAEENETFFLGEMRQFEVVQTNVAEALLRAPEGWSAELEETTLTVTAPKTYTAPGEDGLTLSVIATSEEGYLKIVPLKLTLKNEALDANACEAWRNFKAGTAENVLLDFSYAGYKHGEVAPPDVWGLGYTVYDVTKYGLDPTGQTSSRQAFIDLLHSLKLTGKNDAGSNQANANARAILYFPEGDYVLHDESDDVKRDTPLYDESGKVVAEYSSSDIIILGGNFIIKGAGRDKTRLIMKTKNYPATADMWSSPVMLNIKNNSSRIGDSYSALASVTGDAAKGTFSVEVVSTAGISSGDWVMLYLQSKEAELVAKELAPKSVDKPAMTDIQTICVYDYHQVKSVSGNTVTFCEPIMHEVEAKYGWQIREFPHYENVGIEDLTFVGNAKTNFGHHASWEDDGAFKPIQMMRLTNSWMRRVDFENVSEAMTFSSVANCSAYDINITGNRGHSAVRSQASSRVFIGKIMDRTSGKECRDSSGKELGPMMENAGQYHASGVSNQSMGTVLWNNTWGDDALFESHSRQPRATLVDRCTGGFVQWRFGGDVSNVPNHLRDLTIWNLNATKVKSDFNGGFFKWWLTENDWWKIMPPIIVGFHGAKTVNFGVYSETAGGWAESESSSDLQTLYLESNGTAVQPESLYEAQLRERLGYVPGWLNSLK; from the coding sequence ATGAATAAATTGTTTTTGTGGATTGCGGCGGCTTCGGCCTTTGTGCTGCAATCGTGTCAGAAGGACGACGGGATCCAGGACGAGATCGACAGCCTGCGGGACCGTGTGGCCGCTCTGGAATCGAAGGTCGGTGATGTGAACTCCGGTATTGCGGCGTTTCATCAGTTGTTGACCGAAACAAAAGTGATCGTCGGCGTCCAGGAGACCGACACGGGATATGTGATCGAAATGAGTGACGGAAGCCAATATCCCGTGACCGAGGGTGAAAAACTCGATGTGCTGGTTCCGGTGCTCGGCATCGACGACGAGGGTTATTGGACCGTGAGCCTGGACAACGGAGCCACCGTGACGCGGATCAAGGATGGTAGCGGCAATGATGTTTCGGCATGGCCCATGCTCGACGGCGAACACCAGCCCGAAGCCGAAGGCATTACTCCGCAGCTGCGGGTTTCGGCCGACGGGACGTGGGAGGTGAGCTACGACGACGGAGGTTCGTGGAACCCGCTGTTGCAGGACGGCAAGCCGGTCAATGCGGTGGGCGAGAATGTCTCGTTCGGTTACAGTTCCGTCTTCAAGTCGGTGGTTTACGATGAGGAGAACCACCTGTTCTCGGTCGAGCTCGTTACGGGTGAGACGTGTTCCTTCCCGGTTTCCGACAACTTCGACCTGACGATCGATGCCGAAGAAAACGAGACGTTCTTCCTGGGCGAAATGCGGCAGTTCGAGGTCGTGCAGACGAATGTCGCCGAGGCGCTGCTCCGGGCTCCCGAAGGATGGAGCGCCGAGTTGGAGGAGACGACCCTGACGGTTACGGCTCCGAAGACCTATACGGCACCCGGGGAGGATGGTCTGACCCTGTCGGTGATCGCGACCTCGGAGGAGGGTTATCTGAAGATCGTGCCGTTGAAGCTGACGTTGAAAAACGAAGCTTTGGATGCCAATGCCTGCGAGGCATGGCGAAATTTTAAGGCCGGAACTGCGGAGAACGTACTGCTCGATTTCTCGTATGCCGGTTACAAACACGGAGAGGTAGCTCCGCCGGATGTGTGGGGCCTGGGTTACACGGTTTATGATGTGACCAAGTACGGGCTGGATCCCACGGGTCAGACTTCGTCGCGGCAGGCTTTCATCGACCTGCTGCACTCGCTCAAGCTCACCGGAAAGAACGATGCGGGCAGCAACCAGGCCAATGCCAACGCCCGTGCGATCCTCTACTTCCCGGAGGGCGACTACGTGCTGCACGACGAGTCGGACGATGTGAAACGCGATACGCCGCTTTATGACGAGTCGGGAAAGGTTGTGGCGGAATATTCGAGTTCGGATATCATTATTCTGGGCGGCAACTTCATCATCAAGGGTGCGGGCCGGGACAAGACGCGCCTGATCATGAAGACGAAGAACTATCCGGCGACAGCTGACATGTGGTCGTCACCCGTGATGCTCAACATCAAGAACAACAGTTCGCGCATCGGCGACAGCTATTCGGCCCTGGCCTCGGTCACGGGGGATGCGGCAAAGGGCACCTTCTCGGTGGAGGTAGTGTCGACGGCCGGTATCTCGTCGGGCGACTGGGTGATGCTCTACCTGCAGAGCAAGGAAGCGGAGCTGGTGGCCAAGGAGCTGGCACCCAAGAGTGTGGACAAACCCGCCATGACCGACATCCAGACGATCTGCGTCTATGACTACCACCAGGTAAAGTCGGTCAGCGGCAATACGGTGACCTTCTGCGAGCCGATCATGCACGAAGTCGAGGCGAAATACGGCTGGCAGATCCGCGAATTCCCGCACTATGAGAATGTGGGCATCGAGGACCTGACGTTCGTGGGCAACGCCAAGACGAATTTCGGCCATCACGCCTCGTGGGAAGATGACGGTGCTTTCAAGCCTATTCAGATGATGCGTTTGACGAATTCGTGGATGCGTCGTGTCGATTTTGAGAATGTGAGCGAGGCAATGACTTTCTCGTCTGTGGCAAACTGCTCGGCTTACGATATCAATATCACGGGTAACCGCGGACACTCGGCTGTTCGGTCTCAGGCCTCCTCGCGGGTTTTCATCGGCAAGATCATGGACCGGACGAGTGGTAAGGAGTGTCGGGATTCGAGTGGAAAGGAGTTGGGTCCAATGATGGAAAATGCCGGTCAGTACCACGCTTCGGGTGTTTCGAACCAGTCGATGGGTACTGTGCTGTGGAACAACACATGGGGCGACGACGCCCTGTTCGAGTCGCACTCCAGGCAGCCGCGGGCCACGCTGGTGGACCGTTGTACGGGCGGGTTCGTACAGTGGCGTTTCGGTGGTGACGTGTCGAATGTGCCGAACCACCTGCGCGACCTGACGATCTGGAACCTCAATGCTACGAAGGTCAAGAGCGACTTCAACGGAGGATTCTTCAAGTGGTGGCTGACGGAAAATGACTGGTGGAAGATCATGCCACCGATCATTGTGGGTTTCCACGGAGCCAAGACGGTCAATTTCGGTGTCTACTCCGAGACGGCCGGAGGCTGGGCCGAATCGGAATCGAGCTCCGACTTGCAGACACTCTATCTCGAAAGCAATGGCACGGCAGTGCAGCCGGAATCGCTTTACGAAGCTCAGTTGCGCGAACGCCTGGGTTATGTTCCGGGCTGGCTGAACTCCTTAAAATAG
- a CDS encoding PL29 family lyase N-terminal domain-containing protein, producing the protein MKKYLILFFVAAAAAFQSCDNNDDLWDAIDDLKSRVQALETQVDALNGNVEALQTLYNGGATISEVTESDGAYVLKLTDGTTLTLSQGSEAEAVIPVVSIDENGNWQYSVDGGEKFIPLNVNAVAEDGVTPQFRIDEKTGCWQVNTTGEESGWTNVKNSAGQDVSAVGGTMTDKFFDTVRVDGDTLYIKLLGSDVELEIPIVPDVLCAIVDAEGKPIEGIQMFDSGMTKRFDVKMRGIDNTIVTAPEGWTARLTDAVDEKAELVVTAPGKQASAGTTATRATANTSQDVAILATSGKYSFISKIQVQSTGVEAEPPTVTSVTSSVATDVTLMFDVQIANADGWKYICLESGSEAPDAAKVFAEGTAVLGTSVTVEGLKAETEYTIYVVAYIGEQYSEVSTATASTVETPPDPNDYYASGVEVNGTRYDKDSEGARLLEVASDAGENVTVSAPSTATVSFIGLDESDTYDFVMASTSSIGVQADNIYIGRYADAKPTIKFGRYLTLRNAGGTLAFKNLVLDFEAVSDNYMFNSNGNNAGIGTLIFEDCEIIYAKQSLITGYKGTGSIGNIIFRNCKIRYTGTETTYVVNLSNPGSLDLSVLTGFTLENSIIYATQSNTKNSAFLTANNQDLSNMALIVERNTFVDLRGSGTTVNSSALFVLSKFGSILCKNNLFYATIDTTYPAVFALTNDYDTAWPTIDMLRSDNISYGSQGWKIFSEITGAFHPSSYDVVTVPKVSSDPLTTCDPATGTFVVSSEYAGYGSTLE; encoded by the coding sequence ATGAAAAAGTATCTGATTTTGTTTTTCGTTGCAGCGGCTGCGGCATTTCAGTCGTGCGACAACAACGACGACCTGTGGGATGCGATCGACGACCTGAAGAGCCGCGTCCAGGCCCTCGAAACGCAGGTCGACGCCCTGAACGGCAATGTCGAGGCCTTGCAGACACTCTATAATGGCGGAGCCACGATCTCCGAGGTGACGGAGTCTGACGGAGCCTATGTCCTTAAGTTGACGGACGGTACGACGCTGACGCTGTCCCAGGGCAGTGAGGCCGAGGCCGTGATTCCGGTGGTTTCGATCGACGAGAACGGCAACTGGCAGTATTCGGTGGACGGCGGCGAGAAGTTCATTCCGCTGAACGTGAACGCCGTGGCCGAGGATGGCGTGACGCCGCAGTTCCGGATCGACGAGAAGACCGGCTGCTGGCAGGTGAACACAACGGGCGAGGAGTCCGGCTGGACGAATGTCAAGAATTCGGCGGGCCAGGATGTGAGTGCCGTAGGCGGTACGATGACCGACAAGTTCTTCGACACGGTTCGGGTTGACGGCGACACGCTCTACATCAAGCTGCTGGGCAGTGATGTGGAACTGGAAATCCCGATCGTTCCGGATGTGCTTTGTGCAATTGTCGATGCCGAAGGCAAACCGATTGAGGGTATCCAGATGTTCGATTCGGGAATGACGAAACGTTTTGATGTTAAGATGCGGGGTATTGACAATACGATAGTGACAGCTCCTGAGGGCTGGACAGCCCGATTGACTGATGCCGTTGACGAGAAAGCCGAACTTGTCGTGACGGCTCCGGGCAAACAGGCATCCGCCGGGACGACCGCTACGCGGGCTACGGCCAATACGTCGCAGGATGTGGCCATTCTGGCGACTTCGGGCAAGTATTCGTTCATTTCGAAGATTCAGGTCCAGAGCACGGGCGTCGAGGCCGAGCCTCCTACGGTTACTTCGGTGACGTCGTCTGTAGCGACAGATGTAACTTTGATGTTCGATGTGCAGATAGCCAATGCTGACGGCTGGAAATATATATGTTTGGAATCTGGATCCGAGGCTCCGGATGCCGCGAAGGTTTTTGCTGAGGGTACGGCTGTTTTGGGAACGAGTGTGACGGTCGAGGGGCTTAAGGCCGAGACTGAGTATACGATCTATGTAGTGGCCTACATCGGCGAGCAGTATAGTGAGGTTTCCACGGCTACGGCTTCAACGGTGGAGACCCCGCCCGATCCGAACGACTATTATGCTTCGGGTGTCGAGGTTAATGGCACCCGTTATGACAAGGACAGCGAGGGCGCCCGTCTGCTGGAGGTTGCTTCCGATGCGGGAGAGAATGTGACGGTGAGTGCTCCCAGTACGGCAACCGTATCCTTTATCGGCCTTGACGAGAGCGATACGTATGATTTTGTGATGGCTTCGACATCCAGCATAGGTGTTCAGGCTGACAATATTTATATTGGCCGTTATGCCGATGCGAAACCTACGATTAAGTTCGGACGTTATCTTACGTTGCGCAATGCCGGTGGTACGCTTGCTTTCAAGAACCTGGTGCTGGACTTCGAGGCTGTAAGCGACAATTATATGTTCAATTCCAATGGCAACAATGCCGGTATCGGGACATTGATCTTCGAGGATTGTGAGATTATCTACGCCAAGCAGAGTTTGATCACGGGTTACAAGGGAACCGGTTCGATCGGCAACATTATTTTCCGCAACTGCAAGATCCGTTACACGGGTACGGAGACGACTTATGTCGTCAACCTGAGCAATCCAGGAAGCCTTGATCTTTCGGTTTTGACCGGTTTCACGCTGGAAAATAGCATCATCTATGCAACGCAGTCCAATACGAAGAATTCCGCTTTCCTGACAGCCAACAATCAGGATCTGAGCAATATGGCTCTGATCGTTGAGCGGAATACGTTTGTCGACCTGCGCGGTAGCGGAACGACAGTGAATTCCTCGGCGCTCTTCGTCCTGAGCAAGTTTGGCAGCATTTTGTGCAAGAACAACCTCTTCTACGCGACGATTGATACAACCTATCCGGCCGTCTTTGCCCTGACGAACGATTACGATACGGCCTGGCCGACGATCGACATGCTGCGTTCGGACAATATCTCCTACGGCAGTCAGGGCTGGAAGATCTTCTCCGAGATCACCGGGGCCTTCCATCCCTCGTCGTACGATGTAGTGACTGTTCCGAAGGTAAGTTCCGATCCGCTCACGACGTGCGATCCTGCAACCGGTACGTTTGTGGTAAGTTCCGAATACGCCGGTTACGGTTCGACGCTTGAATAG
- a CDS encoding chondroitinase family polysaccharide lyase, producing MRKLIFLAAAAAWAWTASAQPLKEVADERILSFEESAAPFEASRGSSLQISGDHYKHGSHSVRWHWSRPDAQLRIAAPVGYLAKNPNPRETSVSTFVFWVYAPKALEGSLRFEFRKEGRTCAWFDYGLDFTGWRGAWVAFDRDMQGHPEEGMDEVVVRVEGVRKGELFFDHWILSSFQDVRHHTADFQAPFINAGTTSHWLVLLQSWRNPMPAAPATIDEAAKSDMRIVGTRLRELLLEGRKPLPIETLRDRFASYGITENRDGTLRGKPIWFVRYAETYINLGHPDVAKLFAENGQLLRGYNDFMFQIAVAHDAAQDPAERAELERMYILLTRHLLDQGFAAGSALGTLHHLGYSMRNFYTAPVIMRDVLREAGLEHEVQQAMEWFSGVGEVKLPPAVPGMDIDAFNTSLIGRLASIVLLPDSPQKEAYLTAFSRWVDNGYKVTEGTSPCFKSDGTVFHHRHHYPAYAVDGLSGGGVNAVWLLSKTRFAVSEESHAILKRALLEMRFYCNQRSFPLALSGRHPDGRGALVPWHYARLAVAGSPDGRQEIDPELAAAYLRVCDGEDSYTRLFTGKGISAEASPTGTHVYGYNASLAHRRGDWLVTVAGHSRYLWAAEIYQGCNHYGRYLTNGSLQLLGDGDPVSAFGSGFRQEGWDWCHIPGTTALAIPMEQMKADIRNVDTFSGYEEMLLSDEAFVGGVSHEWRNGLFAMKLHDHDKYNGTLRARKTFFLFDNRVVCLGSDIENRAEGGVHTTLFQNFLEHEADPVTVNGERVTTFPYVAVLPKGAVLRDNLRNLYVIPEGRVCVTKSLQHSLHEETDAPTENDFATAWIDHGEGEVDGQGYEYLMVVHASDDEAVRYAGELPYEVLRRDSTAHILRDRPTGIVGYALFCGGAVDEGLLERVSQPSLVMIGGGEGSLTVSVADPDLRFYEGPSDEVFDADGKRVERSIYSRKWIDDPSRASEVQVTIRGHWALDGGSETCRAEIVGDRTVLTFTCREGATREVRLTEQK from the coding sequence ATCCTCTCGTTCGAGGAGTCCGCGGCGCCTTTTGAGGCTTCGCGCGGTTCGTCGCTGCAGATCTCCGGCGACCACTACAAGCACGGCAGCCATTCGGTCCGCTGGCACTGGTCGCGGCCGGATGCGCAGTTGCGTATCGCGGCTCCGGTGGGCTACCTGGCGAAGAATCCCAATCCGCGGGAGACCTCGGTTTCGACCTTCGTCTTCTGGGTCTACGCCCCGAAGGCGCTGGAGGGGTCGTTGCGCTTCGAGTTCCGCAAGGAGGGCCGGACGTGCGCGTGGTTCGACTACGGGCTGGATTTCACTGGCTGGCGCGGGGCCTGGGTGGCCTTCGACCGCGACATGCAGGGCCACCCCGAAGAGGGAATGGACGAAGTAGTCGTCCGGGTCGAGGGGGTCCGCAAGGGCGAACTCTTCTTCGACCACTGGATCCTCTCGTCATTCCAGGACGTGCGGCACCATACGGCGGATTTCCAGGCTCCGTTCATCAATGCCGGGACCACGAGCCACTGGCTCGTGTTGCTGCAGTCGTGGCGCAATCCGATGCCGGCGGCTCCGGCCACGATCGACGAGGCTGCGAAGAGTGACATGAGGATTGTCGGGACGCGTCTGCGCGAACTGCTTCTGGAAGGGAGGAAACCCCTGCCGATCGAGACGCTGCGCGATCGTTTCGCATCGTATGGCATTACGGAGAATCGGGACGGAACGCTGCGCGGCAAGCCGATTTGGTTTGTGCGTTATGCCGAAACCTATATCAACCTCGGGCATCCGGATGTGGCGAAGCTCTTCGCCGAGAACGGGCAGTTGCTGCGGGGTTACAACGACTTCATGTTCCAGATTGCCGTGGCGCACGACGCCGCGCAGGACCCTGCCGAACGGGCCGAACTCGAACGGATGTATATCCTGCTGACGCGACACCTGCTGGACCAGGGCTTCGCGGCCGGCAGCGCATTGGGAACCCTGCACCATCTGGGGTACAGTATGCGCAACTTCTACACGGCTCCGGTCATCATGCGCGACGTGCTGCGTGAGGCCGGGCTGGAGCACGAGGTGCAGCAGGCCATGGAGTGGTTCTCGGGGGTTGGCGAAGTGAAACTCCCGCCCGCGGTGCCCGGTATGGACATCGACGCCTTCAACACCTCGCTGATCGGACGCCTGGCCAGCATCGTGCTGCTGCCGGATTCGCCGCAGAAGGAGGCCTACCTGACGGCCTTCTCGCGCTGGGTTGACAACGGTTACAAGGTCACGGAGGGAACGAGTCCCTGCTTCAAGAGCGACGGCACGGTCTTCCACCATCGCCACCACTATCCGGCCTATGCCGTCGACGGCTTGAGCGGCGGGGGCGTGAATGCCGTGTGGCTGCTGTCGAAAACGCGCTTTGCGGTGAGCGAGGAGAGCCATGCGATCCTGAAACGGGCGCTGCTCGAAATGCGTTTTTACTGCAATCAGCGGTCGTTCCCGCTGGCTCTGTCGGGACGCCATCCCGACGGCAGGGGAGCCCTGGTTCCGTGGCATTACGCGCGGCTGGCCGTAGCGGGCTCTCCGGACGGACGGCAGGAGATCGACCCGGAGTTGGCGGCGGCCTACCTGCGGGTTTGCGACGGCGAGGACAGCTATACGCGCCTCTTCACCGGAAAGGGAATCTCGGCCGAGGCTTCGCCCACGGGAACCCATGTCTACGGCTATAACGCTTCGCTGGCGCACCGTCGCGGGGACTGGCTGGTGACGGTGGCGGGGCACAGCCGCTATCTCTGGGCCGCGGAGATCTACCAGGGCTGCAACCACTACGGGCGTTACCTGACGAACGGAAGCCTGCAACTGCTGGGCGACGGCGATCCGGTGAGCGCCTTCGGCAGCGGATTCCGGCAGGAGGGTTGGGACTGGTGCCACATTCCCGGCACGACGGCCCTGGCCATCCCGATGGAGCAGATGAAGGCCGATATCCGCAACGTCGACACCTTCTCGGGTTACGAGGAGATGCTCTTGTCGGACGAGGCGTTTGTCGGGGGCGTGAGCCACGAGTGGCGCAACGGCCTCTTTGCCATGAAACTCCACGACCACGACAAGTACAACGGCACGCTGCGGGCCCGGAAGACGTTCTTCCTCTTCGACAACCGGGTGGTCTGCCTGGGTTCCGACATCGAGAACCGGGCCGAGGGCGGCGTGCATACGACGCTGTTCCAGAATTTTCTGGAGCATGAAGCCGATCCGGTGACGGTGAATGGCGAACGGGTGACGACCTTCCCCTATGTGGCGGTCCTGCCGAAAGGGGCCGTTCTGCGGGACAACCTGCGGAACCTCTATGTGATTCCGGAGGGGAGGGTCTGCGTGACGAAGAGCCTCCAGCACTCGCTGCACGAGGAGACCGACGCGCCGACCGAAAACGACTTTGCCACGGCGTGGATCGACCACGGCGAGGGGGAGGTCGACGGCCAGGGTTACGAATACCTGATGGTGGTGCACGCCTCGGACGACGAGGCGGTGCGCTATGCCGGGGAACTTCCCTACGAGGTGCTGCGGCGCGATTCGACGGCGCATATCCTGCGCGACCGCCCGACGGGCATCGTGGGCTATGCTTTGTTCTGCGGCGGAGCGGTGGACGAAGGACTGTTGGAGCGGGTTTCGCAGCCTTCGCTGGTGATGATCGGCGGCGGGGAGGGCTCGTTGACGGTCAGCGTGGCCGATCCGGACCTGCGCTTCTACGAGGGCCCGAGCGACGAGGTGTTCGATGCCGACGGCAAGCGGGTTGAGCGGAGCATCTATTCGCGGAAATGGATCGATGATCCTTCGCGGGCCTCCGAAGTACAGGTGACGATCCGGGGCCACTGGGCGCTGGACGGCGGATCGGAAACGTGCCGGGCGGAGATCGTCGGCGACCGGACGGTGCTGACCTTCACCTGCCGGGAAGGTGCGACGCGCGAAGTGAGACTGACAGAACAGAAATAA